DNA from Daucus carota subsp. sativus chromosome 1, DH1 v3.0, whole genome shotgun sequence:
CAACATTTCATCAGAATTTTCTGCTGCTTCTGTGATTCCGAAGATTCGTGATCCAAGGACTAGGGAGGCTTTGCGTGCCGAGATTCATGGAAAGTTGATATGAAAAAGGACCAAGGAATCTTCAAATATGGTGAGATCACCTTTGTAGTGTTGCCTCTGCCACTCCCTTTAACTTTGGTGCATTCAACTTTTTCTATCTTCTCTCATTAGCTATCTTCTCTTACAATTTTTTAATGTGATTAATATTCTCTATTCAATCTCaatccaaattattaaataaatgttCCTTCCTACtctatactaataaaattattaaataaatcgtAACTTTGCTCCCATGTATGTGCATGTATCCCAGAAACGATTTTGTTTGTTAAGAAAATGAGGATTAGGGATAAATTTATGCGCACATACTTACCTTTCTCAGACCCTACTCGGACCTTTACGACAATGTGTCTACTTAAACTTGGTGAGGAAGGCATTAGAAAGATCTCATCATCTTTGTCCTCAATATACAATAGGCTCCAATAGGAAACCACAGCTAAATCAGCCCTCATCTCTAACTATACTTTTTAGTGGGAAGTttcatttgaaaatcaaaagaaacacAAGGGTGGGAAATTAATCACAACTTATAGCTTGTAGACCCTTTATAAAGCTATCtacaaaaaagaagaaacatGGGTAAAGTTCTTTTCTGATGAGATGAGATAATCTTTTGTTCAACAGGCCGGTCGTCCTTTGCTTAAATAATTAGTGACGTGTAAAAAGGCGATGATGCATTACCTTATATTTTAATCTAAAAAATGGAAATGGTGTAGTTTTAGTTATCTTCCAAGTATATATGATGTCACTGCCCTAAAGAAAGAATTCAATCCTTGTTctaaaagaaaaagaggggggaaaaggaaagtgtatgaGTGTTTGCATAGCTAAAGGTGCCAACTTGCAAGTATATATTATGACATCTCATGATGATCATTGATCTAATAAGTGTTAccttaaaaaaacatacttaaTTTACACTAATCTTGATATAATGAATGTTAATTACACAGGTTTTCAGATTTCTATCTGGAATCCAGAGGCTATCTCAGAACACTGTTTTTCCAACATCTTCTGCAGATAAACTATGAGAAAAAAGTATGAGTACAAGAGAAGCGCAGTAGAATGGATGATATCAGACAAGTGGATGAATGTATTTTTACAGAGAATCTTGATTACTTTGTGGTGTTTGGTTTCTTTACTTGACTAAGAGGCACAAAAGTTATTGGAGTCTAAAGATGGAAGATTGTATTAGGCTTTATACCTTTGTGAAATCAAGTTGCATTTTCATTTTCAGAATTGCAATGTTGCTTTGCTACTTTCTTCACATGAAAAAGATCAAGGTGCATATTCTTTTGCCTTGTTTGGacaatgtatatatgttttgtcAATTTCTATGTACAAAATGCGCGTTTGGCATCTGGAAATTTGATAGGTTCATTATCCATGGTCGGTGTCCACTCCACTATTGACATGGAAAGGAAACTAACAATAGATGTTTTGATGGAAATGTGAGAGCTCCAAACATGGTTGGGAAGAACTTCACTACTGAAATCTTTCTTTTTTCAGGCAGCTTTCGTTTTCAGTAGTGACACCGGTACATGGAGTACATGGCTAAGGGTAAAATTCATTTCGTTGCTTCTGCTAACTTTTGAGAGAGATGATTGTACATGGTATCAGAGTAGGGACAGATCTACAATGATCTCTGTGATATGAATTTAGTGGTTGTAATATGTTTAAGGCGATGGAATTAATGCTAATCCAGTTGTCTTGAGTTCAGATTCCCTGATATCAGTATACTTTCACTAATAGTGTGAGAACTCATGCCTAGTGTGTTAAGGCACTGGATAATCCCTGGGGTCGTATCACACTCTACGTTAAAGACTTCAAACCTAAGTTCATTTAGTTTATCTCAGATTGCAGAGCATTATACATGTTTTTCAGAATTCAGATCTTATATCAATACCTCTAAAATACCTGAGTAATTAAGAAGCAAACACCGTAAATCTTACTGAAAAGTTTACAATATTTACTCAAAGACATCCTTATTGCCCATAATATATGCAAGAACCATATAAGCATACATATCATCATCCCTCTAGCACATACTATTTCTGTTACATGATTCTTTGTTCTAGCTGATATTTTGGTGATAGCTTAAGTAACATAGTTGTGCATGAGATTTTAAGAGCAATTCGACGCAAACCCAAATACATGTCATATTTTTCATGCCACAAGAACACATCAACAGTGCTTTCGAAGATCTCAAAGAGTgtattcacataataaaatACTAGTAATAGCTGTTAAGGCCAACCCTGTGAGCTCCCTTGTGGGTTGTTCACACTGCAACATGTCCGCAGAAGCCATGATCGGTAGCTGATTAGCATACATATAACTCATGGAACAAATCCGCAGAGTCATTAACAGCATTGTAACAGAACTCCTCATCCAAGGCAAACCCTTCCTTTTCAGCATCCAAGAAGCCAATGATTTCATTGAGCGAGTCCAATCTGGCGTCGAGTTGAGCCATTTGAGCTCTCAAGACAGAGTTTTCTGCCTCCACATGAAGTAAACGTTGAGCGGTGACATTCATCATCATGACCAACTGATTGTTTGCTTTTCTGAGCTGAGCCAGCTGAGCCATCAGATCATCCAAGTGCTTCTGCTTTCGTACCCGAGACCGCCTAGCTGATTCACGATTCGACATCTTCCTCTgaagctgctgctgctgctggtaCAAATCTGTGTTGTGAAGTGAACCTGAAGAAGTTGTTATTCCACTAGAGAATGCCATAAAGCTAGCTAAAATAATAGTATGTGAATAATGctagtaaaatatttattataatacgaGGGAGGGGATGGAAGAGCTATGAAACAAAGTACAACCAGTAGAGGAAAACAACAGAGAAGGATTGAACAAAGTGAGTCCAAGTGATCATAAACACTAAGACAAGTAGTTGACTAAGAATCTGAGACATGAAATTCGAACATCAAGAGACTATTTTGGAGGGAGTTGATGGGGGTATTTATACACGCAAGGGAGTTGATGCTGCTTTATCTTACGCTAAGTAACAGCGTAAGATAAAGCAGCAAAAGCACTTTTTGCTGTTTGGCCTCAAGGAAATTCC
Protein-coding regions in this window:
- the LOC108192804 gene encoding bZIP transcription factor 44 — protein: MAFSSGITTSSGSLHNTDLYQQQQQLQRKMSNRESARRSRVRKQKHLDDLMAQLAQLRKANNQLVMMMNVTAQRLLHVEAENSVLRAQMAQLDARLDSLNEIIGFLDAEKEGFALDEEFCYNAVNDSADLFHELYVC